The Sphingopyxis fribergensis genome contains a region encoding:
- a CDS encoding catalase: MAKKPTPSPATDHTLRDHQPGERQITPTDSRGNGDELHQDVGDGVADPAAYLTDNFGHRISDNQNSLRAGERGPTLLEDFVLREKIFHFDHERIPERIVHARGSGAHGVFECTKAIPGLTKASILQKEGVTCPVFVRFSTVAGGAGSVDTPRDVRGFAVKLYTDSGNWDLVGNNIPVFFIQDAMKFPDLVHSVKMEADRGYPQAASAHDTFWDFIGLMPEAMHMIMWAMSDRAIPRSFRMIEGFGVHTFRFVNEKGEGKFVKFHWKPVLGIQSTTWDEAVKIAGADPDFHRRDLFEAIDAGDFPAWDLGVQVFDEAFAEKQPYDVLDATKLIPEEDIPVEIVGRMTLNRNVDNFFAETEQVAFLPTNIIPGIDFSNDPLLQGRLFSYLDTQKSRLGTTNFHQIPINAPKCPFHNFQRDGMMQTLVPTGRANYEPNSLAEAGENGGPRASAEAGFTTFATNDERNDPTQKLRIRAELFADHFSQARLFYLSQTENEQAHIASALVFELSKVTLDHVRARVVGQVRNIDEDLAKRVAAGLAIDLPAKEKAARAPVDLKPSDALSIQKNADDTMEGRKVAILFAEGSDKAAIDKLKAVIEGAGGTAFLVAPKVGGIKVKGGTLKADGQLAGSPSVLFDAVASILTDEQAKALSEQGAAVQWFMDAFGHCKTIAHDDATQQLLDKAGVEKDGGVIAIDKFADVGTRRHWAREPKVRDLA; this comes from the coding sequence ATGGCCAAGAAGCCTACGCCGTCCCCTGCGACCGACCACACCCTTCGCGACCATCAGCCGGGAGAGCGTCAGATTACGCCGACCGACAGCCGGGGCAATGGCGATGAGTTGCATCAGGACGTCGGAGATGGGGTCGCCGATCCGGCCGCCTATCTTACCGACAATTTCGGGCATCGTATATCGGACAACCAGAATTCGTTGCGCGCCGGGGAGCGCGGGCCGACGCTGCTCGAGGATTTTGTCCTTCGCGAGAAAATCTTTCACTTCGATCATGAGCGCATTCCCGAACGGATCGTCCACGCGCGTGGTTCTGGCGCGCACGGTGTGTTCGAATGCACCAAGGCGATCCCCGGTCTTACCAAGGCATCGATCCTGCAAAAGGAGGGCGTGACCTGTCCCGTCTTCGTCCGCTTCTCGACCGTCGCGGGCGGCGCGGGTTCGGTCGACACCCCACGCGATGTGCGCGGCTTTGCGGTCAAGCTCTATACCGACAGCGGCAACTGGGACCTCGTCGGCAACAACATCCCGGTCTTCTTCATCCAGGACGCGATGAAATTCCCCGACCTCGTCCACAGCGTTAAGATGGAAGCCGACCGCGGCTATCCGCAGGCGGCGAGTGCGCACGACACCTTCTGGGATTTCATCGGCCTGATGCCAGAGGCGATGCATATGATCATGTGGGCGATGTCCGACCGTGCGATCCCCCGCAGCTTCCGCATGATCGAGGGGTTCGGCGTCCACACCTTCCGTTTCGTCAATGAAAAGGGCGAGGGGAAATTCGTCAAATTCCACTGGAAGCCGGTCCTCGGCATCCAGTCGACGACGTGGGACGAGGCGGTCAAGATCGCCGGTGCCGATCCCGATTTCCACCGCCGCGACCTGTTCGAAGCAATTGACGCGGGCGATTTCCCGGCGTGGGATCTCGGTGTGCAGGTCTTCGACGAGGCGTTTGCGGAGAAGCAGCCCTATGATGTGCTCGATGCGACTAAACTGATCCCCGAGGAGGATATACCTGTCGAGATCGTCGGTCGGATGACGCTCAACCGCAACGTCGACAATTTCTTCGCCGAGACTGAGCAGGTTGCCTTCTTGCCGACAAATATCATCCCCGGTATTGATTTCAGCAACGATCCGCTGCTCCAGGGCAGGCTCTTCTCCTACCTCGATACGCAGAAGTCGCGGCTGGGGACGACCAATTTCCATCAGATTCCGATCAACGCTCCCAAATGCCCGTTTCACAATTTCCAGCGCGACGGGATGATGCAGACGCTCGTCCCGACCGGGCGCGCCAATTATGAACCCAACAGCCTCGCCGAGGCGGGCGAGAATGGCGGACCGCGCGCGAGCGCCGAGGCCGGCTTCACGACGTTCGCGACGAACGACGAGCGCAACGATCCAACACAGAAACTGCGCATCCGCGCCGAGCTGTTCGCCGATCATTTCAGTCAGGCGCGGCTTTTCTATCTGTCGCAGACCGAGAATGAGCAGGCGCATATCGCCTCCGCGCTGGTGTTCGAGCTGTCGAAGGTGACGCTCGATCATGTCCGGGCGCGCGTCGTCGGGCAGGTACGCAACATCGACGAGGATCTAGCCAAGCGTGTCGCGGCGGGCCTCGCGATCGACCTGCCGGCAAAGGAAAAGGCCGCGCGCGCGCCAGTCGATCTCAAACCCTCCGATGCGCTTTCGATCCAGAAAAATGCCGACGACACGATGGAGGGCCGCAAGGTCGCGATCCTGTTCGCCGAGGGGTCGGATAAGGCGGCGATCGACAAGTTGAAAGCCGTTATCGAAGGTGCCGGTGGTACCGCCTTTCTCGTTGCGCCCAAGGTTGGCGGGATCAAGGTGAAGGGCGGCACGCTCAAGGCCGACGGCCAGCTCGCGGGCTCGCCGTCGGTATTGTTCGACGCGGTCGCGTCGATCCTCACCGACGAACAGGCCAAGGCGCTGTCGGAGCAGGGCGCGGCGGTTCAGTGGTTCATGGATGCCTTTGGCCATTGCAAGACGATCGCACATGACGACGCAACGCAGCAGCTGCTCGACAAGGCCGGGGTCGAAAAGGACGGCGGCGTCATTGCGATCGACAAATTTGCCGATGTCGGAACGAGGCGCCACTGGGCACGCGAACCCAAAGTTCGCGACCTTGCCTGA
- a CDS encoding NAD(P)/FAD-dependent oxidoreductase, which translates to MNSLSAGEGAALDILIVGAGPAGLTAAMYLARYRRRVRVVHDGRSRALWVPRSRNIPGFPDGIVGADLLMRMTEHAVRYGAEIVEGCVVEIARDEDGALFRARLDSGATIDARGLILATGVDTNLAQLDSGDHNAAVQSGVLRYCPICDGFEHSDERIAVLGSDVHGAAEAMFLRQYSSDVTLIPKWQVALTEAQRRELAASGVDVLEGRVLRLEATEDAMLVAIEGEAAPRRFDTVYPALGSTPRSELAAMLGPLTDPNGCIPFSAFSDGLLPGVYAAGDVVEGLDQISVATGQGAMAATRLHNWLREQDGHVMADQN; encoded by the coding sequence ATGAATTCGCTTTCGGCCGGCGAAGGGGCGGCGCTCGATATATTGATCGTCGGCGCGGGGCCTGCCGGATTGACCGCAGCGATGTATCTCGCGCGCTACCGGAGACGGGTGCGCGTCGTACATGACGGGCGTTCGCGCGCCCTTTGGGTCCCGCGTTCGCGCAACATCCCCGGATTTCCGGACGGGATTGTCGGGGCCGATCTCCTTATGCGCATGACCGAGCATGCGGTGCGCTACGGCGCCGAGATAGTCGAGGGCTGTGTCGTCGAGATCGCTCGGGACGAGGACGGAGCACTTTTTCGTGCGCGGCTCGATAGCGGTGCGACCATCGATGCGCGCGGGCTGATCCTCGCGACCGGCGTCGATACCAATCTGGCGCAGCTCGACAGCGGCGATCATAATGCGGCGGTTCAAAGCGGCGTGTTACGTTATTGCCCGATCTGCGACGGCTTCGAACATAGCGACGAGCGGATCGCGGTCCTCGGCTCCGACGTGCATGGCGCCGCGGAGGCGATGTTCCTGCGGCAATATTCGAGCGACGTCACGCTGATCCCGAAATGGCAGGTTGCGCTCACCGAAGCGCAGCGGCGCGAACTCGCGGCGAGCGGTGTCGATGTTCTCGAAGGCCGGGTGCTGCGACTTGAAGCTACTGAGGACGCGATGCTTGTGGCCATCGAGGGGGAAGCCGCGCCGCGCCGGTTCGACACGGTCTATCCCGCGTTAGGGTCGACGCCGCGCAGTGAACTTGCCGCCATGCTGGGGCCGCTGACCGATCCTAACGGCTGTATTCCGTTCAGCGCCTTTTCGGACGGACTGCTTCCCGGCGTTTATGCGGCGGGCGACGTCGTGGAAGGCCTGGACCAGATCAGCGTCGCCACGGGGCAGGGCGCGATGGCGGCGACGCGTCTCCACAACTGGCTCCGCGAACAGGACGGGCATGTGATGGCCGACCAGAATTAG
- a CDS encoding glycoside hydrolase family 130 protein, translating into MHLVQHELRLHADPTRVVVRPFHLAWQASGPDLERVQRLAREIVALDPRTVRAELSVVLRDFADRHWQIEKVFEDRFDEIEPKLGLEGLALKRETRLLIGAYFCHEYSYAAAALMNPSVVRHPDQSGLQEGCIRILLSLRAVGEGHISTIAFREGIITRDRELTLLPQPGFATAAMLGPHREDKPSDVVSLYRQKDSTISGTVIFPITEAQRNGLEDLRLLEFERDSGKSEWVGTYTAYSGRDIQSELLRTRDFKDFTLTPIKGGAGRNKGMALFPRKIDGQFCMIGRQDGKNLYLLRSDTIDHWEGGELLLEPRFPWELIQIGNCGAPIELDEGWLVLTHGVGAMRKYAIGAVLLDKADPSKVIGRTANPILSAADEDREGYVPNVVYTCGAIRVGDDIFLPYGVADSSVCFAFVAISEILAAMDYSARAVG; encoded by the coding sequence TTGCATCTCGTCCAGCATGAATTGCGGTTGCACGCCGATCCGACGCGCGTCGTCGTGCGGCCCTTCCATCTGGCCTGGCAGGCGTCGGGCCCCGATCTCGAGCGTGTGCAGCGGCTGGCGCGTGAGATTGTTGCGCTCGATCCGCGAACGGTGCGTGCCGAACTCAGCGTCGTGCTGCGCGATTTCGCCGATCGCCATTGGCAGATCGAAAAGGTGTTCGAGGATCGTTTCGACGAGATCGAACCCAAACTTGGACTCGAAGGCTTGGCACTCAAACGCGAAACCCGGCTGCTGATCGGCGCCTATTTCTGTCACGAATATAGCTATGCTGCGGCCGCGTTGATGAACCCCAGCGTCGTGCGTCATCCGGATCAGAGCGGGCTGCAGGAAGGATGCATCCGTATCCTGCTTTCGCTGCGCGCGGTCGGCGAGGGGCATATTTCGACGATCGCCTTTCGCGAAGGGATCATCACTCGCGACCGCGAACTGACCTTGCTGCCGCAACCGGGCTTTGCCACCGCAGCGATGCTGGGTCCGCACCGCGAAGACAAGCCTAGTGATGTCGTATCGCTCTATCGCCAGAAGGACAGCACGATCTCGGGTACGGTGATTTTCCCGATCACCGAGGCGCAGCGCAACGGGCTTGAGGATCTGCGGCTGCTCGAGTTCGAGCGCGACAGCGGCAAGAGCGAGTGGGTCGGGACCTACACGGCTTATAGCGGCCGCGACATTCAGTCGGAGCTGCTTCGGACACGTGACTTCAAGGATTTCACGCTGACCCCGATCAAGGGCGGGGCAGGGCGCAACAAGGGCATGGCGCTGTTCCCGCGCAAGATCGACGGGCAGTTCTGCATGATTGGTCGGCAGGATGGCAAGAATCTGTATCTCCTGCGATCGGACACGATCGATCATTGGGAGGGCGGCGAATTGCTGCTCGAGCCGCGCTTCCCATGGGAGCTTATTCAGATTGGCAATTGCGGTGCGCCGATCGAATTGGACGAAGGCTGGCTGGTGCTGACGCATGGCGTCGGCGCGATGCGCAAATATGCGATTGGCGCGGTGCTGCTCGACAAGGCCGATCCGTCGAAGGTCATCGGCCGGACGGCCAACCCCATCCTCTCTGCCGCCGACGAGGATCGCGAGGGCTATGTCCCCAATGTCGTCTATACCTGCGGAGCGATCCGCGTCGGCGACGATATTTTCCTGCCTTATGGTGTGGCCGACAGCTCGGTGTGCTTTGCGTTCGTCGCGATTTCGGAAATCCTCGCCGCCATGGACTATTCGGCACGGGCCGTAGGATGA
- a CDS encoding glycosyltransferase family 4 protein gives MYEAPDRTSFDEGLEACQSLRPSVAPTIRLALIGGFLPRRCGIATFTADIHASLAAAAPEIAVDVYAMAPAATPTIFDQVVRAAITEGDVDSFIDTAKQIEASCADIVWLQHEFGLFGGLAGDMVLELVDRVSAPLIVTLHTVLAKPDADQRRVMDRLIARATKLVVMSERSRDLLRSVYQADEDQIALVAHGVPDRPFGRASQFKPQFGFAGKQVALTFGLLSPGKGIEAVIEALPAIVEDHPEFLYCIAGATHPNLLAHEGEAYRDRLQALAVSLGVDAHVRWINAFMDTDDLLDLLEAADIYVTPYTGAQQSTSGTLSYAMALGKAVISTPYVHAVELLADDHGVLVPFNDSEAIANEIRYLLGDADRLRTLQRRAYDRGREMIWPVFAERTCALIAESRVVPKAGPIPDRIGIAGFLRICDDTGILQHSVHMIPDRAHGYCVDDNARALMLMHRLDDDALGRCGQLTSVFASFVQHAWNPDRGEFRNFMGFGRNWLEDVGSEDSCGRTLWALGATARDAREPGLRQWALELFEHTAASALDFGSPRAIAFAMLGADFVLAAHPEHDLANRLLRSGADRLLALYGAAARPGWRWFEAVLAYDNCRLAEAMLRAGVRLERPDVTACGVEALRWINDVQIMPQGHYRPVGSDSFGYAYALPRPFDQQPLEVWAAIDAASAAYDVTGDDIWLAHARRAYEWFTGANDRGAIVGDALTGTSKDGINPRGLNLNEGAESVLAYQHATYAIRDFVRKVG, from the coding sequence GTGTACGAAGCTCCCGATCGCACGTCGTTCGACGAAGGCCTTGAGGCTTGCCAATCGCTCCGTCCCTCAGTCGCGCCGACCATCCGGCTCGCATTGATCGGCGGTTTCCTTCCGCGGCGCTGCGGCATCGCGACCTTCACCGCCGATATCCATGCATCGCTCGCGGCGGCGGCGCCGGAGATAGCCGTCGATGTCTATGCGATGGCACCCGCAGCGACCCCGACCATATTCGACCAGGTGGTTCGTGCCGCGATCACCGAGGGCGACGTCGACAGCTTCATCGACACGGCGAAACAGATCGAGGCGAGCTGCGCCGACATCGTCTGGCTGCAGCACGAGTTCGGCCTCTTCGGCGGGCTGGCGGGAGATATGGTGCTCGAACTCGTGGACCGGGTCTCCGCGCCGCTGATCGTCACGCTTCACACGGTGCTCGCCAAGCCTGACGCCGATCAGCGCCGCGTCATGGATCGTCTGATAGCGCGCGCGACCAAGCTCGTCGTGATGTCCGAACGCTCGCGCGATCTGCTGCGCAGCGTCTATCAGGCCGATGAAGATCAAATAGCACTTGTCGCGCACGGCGTTCCCGACCGCCCATTTGGCCGCGCATCGCAGTTCAAGCCGCAGTTCGGCTTCGCGGGCAAACAGGTCGCACTGACCTTCGGGCTCTTGTCTCCGGGCAAGGGGATCGAGGCGGTTATCGAGGCATTGCCCGCGATCGTCGAAGATCACCCCGAGTTCCTCTATTGTATCGCGGGTGCCACGCATCCCAATCTGCTGGCGCATGAAGGCGAGGCCTATCGCGACCGGCTCCAGGCGCTCGCCGTCTCGCTCGGGGTCGATGCGCATGTCCGCTGGATCAATGCGTTCATGGACACCGACGATTTGCTCGATCTTCTCGAAGCCGCCGACATCTATGTGACGCCTTATACCGGGGCCCAGCAGTCGACGTCGGGCACGCTCTCCTATGCGATGGCGCTGGGCAAGGCCGTGATTTCGACGCCCTATGTCCATGCGGTTGAGCTGCTCGCCGACGATCATGGCGTGCTGGTACCCTTCAACGATAGCGAAGCGATCGCGAACGAGATCCGCTATCTGCTCGGCGACGCCGACCGGCTGCGCACACTGCAACGCCGCGCCTATGACCGCGGCCGCGAGATGATCTGGCCGGTGTTCGCGGAGCGCACCTGCGCGCTGATCGCGGAGAGCCGCGTCGTGCCGAAAGCTGGGCCCATTCCCGACCGGATCGGCATCGCCGGCTTCCTGCGCATTTGCGACGATACTGGCATCTTGCAGCACAGCGTTCACATGATCCCCGATCGCGCACACGGCTATTGCGTCGATGACAATGCGCGCGCGCTGATGCTGATGCATCGGCTGGACGACGATGCGCTCGGCCGGTGCGGGCAACTGACTTCGGTCTTTGCTTCGTTTGTGCAGCACGCCTGGAACCCGGACCGCGGCGAATTTCGCAACTTCATGGGCTTCGGACGCAACTGGCTCGAGGATGTGGGGTCCGAGGATAGCTGCGGGCGAACCCTCTGGGCACTCGGCGCAACGGCGCGCGATGCGCGCGAACCGGGGCTGCGGCAGTGGGCGCTTGAGCTGTTCGAGCATACCGCGGCGTCCGCGCTGGATTTCGGGTCGCCGCGTGCGATCGCCTTTGCGATGCTCGGCGCCGACTTCGTGCTCGCGGCGCATCCTGAGCATGATCTGGCGAACCGGTTACTGCGCAGCGGCGCCGACCGGCTGCTCGCGCTATACGGAGCCGCAGCGCGACCTGGCTGGCGATGGTTCGAAGCGGTGCTCGCCTATGACAATTGCCGCCTGGCCGAAGCGATGCTGCGCGCGGGTGTGCGGCTGGAGCGTCCGGACGTCACGGCGTGCGGCGTCGAGGCGCTGCGGTGGATCAACGACGTTCAGATTATGCCCCAGGGTCATTATCGCCCCGTCGGGTCAGACAGTTTTGGTTATGCCTATGCGCTGCCGCGGCCGTTCGACCAGCAACCGCTTGAAGTCTGGGCGGCGATCGATGCCGCTTCGGCCGCCTATGACGTGACCGGCGACGATATCTGGCTGGCGCACGCGCGACGGGCCTATGAATGGTTTACCGGGGCCAATGATCGCGGCGCAATCGTCGGCGATGCGCTCACGGGCACCAGCAAGGACGGCATAAATCCGCGGGGGCTCAATCTGAATGAGGGCGCGGAGTCGGTTCTCGCCTATCAGCATGCGACCTATGCCATTCGGGATTTCGTCCGTAAGGTCGGCTGA
- a CDS encoding calcium-binding protein, which translates to MSSLYISPAGSGDKSGRDVNNAASIGSLNTLIGKAGPGGEVLLLADQGDYNVNGILGITRGGADGQPVVVRGIDSDGNAMAAHFTGSRPADWQAGDASGNELFKLGTGADNLEFRDLRIDNVGTAFRVTADIANLHIEDVDANNVRRFFEDYASAPSGTATITGLTIRDVDVQGFSRTAIRLQYDTNNVVIDNVTADMAGQTGDDLPAGVHLDGTVHDVTLNRVVMENIQSTAGAYYNGDGFATERGVYDIRFIDTVARGNSDGGYDLKSSDTLIVRGLSEENGRNYRFWGEATMIDSVGLNPVLRGGISEQNQLWLDDDANVTVIGGRFDDAGSRTKVISSHGRLTLQGVEITRSELSTLATRDSLPGLDGIETIRETLTVDRGAASPGATGYIALIPLPVVPAADALFGTARDDIFLVDDSGDRITEGAKAGFDRVETTLGSYTLGDNVEALIRRGAADFVGNGNALANVMIGGAGSDALNGLGGNDEIAGNSGDDILAGGNGEDLLWGEAGADMLIGGWQSDTLSGGTGADRLVGDQEWLNSLGANDRLDGGDDADLLIGDATNIYGSGKGGSDRLTGGAGNDILIGDGDVMRDSAKGGADTLEGGDGNDWLYGDGRESTATVAGGADKLYGGSGTDHLIGGGGNDLLAGGAGADWFVFAPGSGADEISDFTSGADHIDLSAFDIAYEQLAFMSSADGTRITMGTDSIFVRGAQSFSPNDFVFG; encoded by the coding sequence ATGTCAAGTCTGTACATTTCGCCCGCCGGATCCGGAGACAAAAGCGGTCGCGACGTCAACAATGCGGCCTCAATCGGTTCGCTCAACACGCTGATCGGCAAAGCGGGTCCGGGGGGGGAGGTTTTGCTGCTGGCCGACCAGGGCGACTATAATGTCAACGGCATCCTCGGCATCACGCGCGGCGGTGCGGACGGCCAGCCGGTGGTTGTGCGGGGCATCGATTCGGACGGCAACGCCATGGCCGCGCATTTCACTGGTTCGCGCCCCGCCGACTGGCAGGCGGGCGATGCCTCCGGAAACGAGCTGTTCAAGCTCGGTACGGGGGCGGACAATCTCGAATTTCGCGATCTGCGGATCGATAATGTCGGCACGGCCTTTCGCGTCACCGCCGATATCGCCAATCTCCATATCGAGGATGTTGACGCGAACAATGTCCGCCGCTTCTTCGAAGATTATGCCAGCGCGCCGTCGGGCACTGCGACGATCACCGGGCTGACGATCCGTGACGTCGACGTGCAGGGGTTCTCCCGAACGGCGATCCGCCTCCAGTACGATACCAATAATGTGGTGATCGACAATGTGACCGCGGACATGGCCGGACAAACGGGCGACGACCTGCCCGCGGGCGTCCATCTCGACGGCACCGTCCACGATGTCACGCTCAATCGGGTGGTCATGGAGAATATCCAGAGCACCGCCGGCGCCTATTATAACGGCGACGGCTTCGCGACCGAGCGCGGCGTCTATGACATACGCTTCATCGACACGGTCGCGCGCGGCAATAGCGACGGGGGCTACGACCTTAAGTCGAGCGACACATTGATCGTCCGCGGGCTCAGCGAGGAGAATGGTCGCAACTACCGATTCTGGGGCGAGGCGACGATGATAGATTCGGTGGGCCTGAACCCGGTGCTGCGCGGCGGCATCTCCGAACAGAATCAGCTCTGGCTCGACGACGACGCCAACGTTACCGTTATCGGCGGGCGCTTCGACGATGCCGGATCGCGCACCAAGGTGATTTCCTCGCATGGGCGGCTCACCCTGCAAGGCGTCGAGATCACCCGTTCCGAACTCTCGACGCTTGCTACCCGCGATTCACTCCCCGGCCTCGACGGCATCGAGACAATCCGCGAAACGCTCACCGTCGATCGGGGCGCCGCCTCGCCCGGCGCGACCGGATATATCGCGTTGATTCCCCTGCCCGTGGTTCCGGCGGCGGATGCGCTGTTTGGCACCGCGCGCGATGACATCTTCCTTGTCGACGACAGCGGCGACCGGATCACCGAGGGCGCCAAGGCGGGGTTCGACCGGGTCGAGACGACGCTGGGCAGTTACACGCTCGGGGACAATGTCGAGGCGTTGATCCGCCGCGGCGCTGCCGATTTTGTCGGCAATGGCAACGCACTGGCCAATGTGATGATCGGCGGGGCGGGCAGCGACGCATTGAACGGGCTCGGCGGCAACGACGAGATCGCCGGCAATTCGGGCGATGATATACTCGCGGGGGGCAATGGCGAGGATCTGCTCTGGGGCGAGGCGGGTGCCGACATGCTGATCGGCGGTTGGCAGTCGGACACGCTCTCCGGCGGCACCGGCGCGGACCGGCTGGTCGGCGACCAGGAATGGCTGAACAGCCTGGGCGCCAATGACCGGCTCGACGGCGGCGACGATGCCGACCTGCTGATCGGCGATGCCACCAATATCTATGGCAGCGGCAAGGGCGGCAGCGACCGGCTGACTGGCGGCGCGGGGAACGACATATTGATCGGCGACGGCGACGTGATGAGGGATAGCGCCAAGGGCGGCGCGGACACGCTGGAGGGCGGCGACGGCAATGACTGGCTCTATGGCGACGGCCGCGAGTCTACCGCAACGGTCGCGGGTGGCGCGGACAAGCTCTACGGCGGCAGCGGCACCGACCATCTGATCGGCGGTGGCGGCAACGACCTGCTTGCGGGCGGTGCAGGCGCCGACTGGTTCGTCTTCGCGCCTGGCTCGGGTGCCGACGAAATCAGCGACTTTACCTCAGGCGCGGACCATATCGATCTCAGCGCCTTCGACATCGCCTATGAGCAACTCGCATTCATGTCGAGCGCCGACGGAACCCGCATCACCATGGGGACGGACAGCATCTTCGTCCGCGGCGCGCAGAGCTTTTCGCCCAATGATTTCGTCTTTGGCTGA